In Carassius carassius chromosome 19, fCarCar2.1, whole genome shotgun sequence, a single genomic region encodes these proteins:
- the mpp4a gene encoding uncharacterized protein DDB_G0271670 isoform X3 produces the protein MEEDPVMQPEHDENDVGLAQILTEVVEEVRLSIDRDINGADLLYSLLSAPWLYSLLRVYECLVQHSRDAPSPYLSYSSRLSQEIMASVRGLAAPSSEAQELYILLKCPHMQALLSAHDSVAQRDYGPVLPPLPDKLPDSEEAMRIVCLVKNKQPLCVKEGKPSYWNSLRRLTVEKLALARRFGSGEQSLLGSAGGLSSSTGLLSSGQPHSLPRYQSTVSCNLCCQTAHLSGGGLNVSASNVYDSVIMDKCADGVKTIVKDQHHKCTACSTSSLAYPGSYCPPGCGPHFQTAPSSPLLQRHHTIGATCSSQPSLVFTKQHSMDELRSAVHTVASSMDQSISEAQDLRQKMVDVTERMTDSVEENAKALSLLVEVVDKLQGLIIASKSPEVTSRPQQVSRTASGPNLPGQSIAPANAPCVSSSTSSSSSSTTSSFSSSFLNCNMDVPYVAPQCNPCKSTSCKTGNRSVTPGSKTGQTSQSNGLMASTPNDDCNTIMCLSSKRRKSKMRK, from the exons ATGGAAGAGGATCCAGTGATGCAACCTGAACATGATGAGAATG ATGTAGGTTTGGCTCAGATCTTGACAGAAGTGGTAGAGGAAGTGAGACTATCCATAGACAGAGACATTAACGGTGCTGATCTTCTGTACAGTCTCCTCAGTGCTCCTTGGCTTTATTCTCTTCTCAGG GTATATGAGTGTCTGGTGCAGCACAGTCGGGATGCCCCAAGCCCATACCTGTCTTATTCCTCCAGACTATCTCAGGAG ATTATGGCCAGTGTGCGAGGACTGGCTGCTCCCTCCTCTGAGGCACAAGAACTTTATATTCTGCTGAAATGCCCTCATATGCAG GCTTTGCTCTCTGCTCATGATTCTGTTGCCCAGAGGGACTACGGTCCAGTACTGCCGCCTCTTCCTGACAAACTGCCTGACAGTGAGGAGGCCATGAGGATTGTTTGCCTTGTCAAGAATAAACAGCCTCTG TGTGTCAAAGAGGGGAAGCCCAGTTACTGGAACAGCCTTAGGCGACTCACAGTGGAGAAACTGGCTTTAGCCAGACGTTTTGGCTCAGGGGAACAGAGTCTTCTGGGGTCTGCAGGCGGTCTGTCATCTTCCACTGGTCTGCTGTCCTCAGGACAGCCGCACTCACTGCCCAGGTATCAGTCCACTGTGAGCTGCAACCTGTGCTGCCAAACTGCCCATCTCTCAGGAGGAGGTCTGAACGTCTCAGCTTCAAATGTTTATGACTCTGTGATTATGG ATAAATGTGCAGATGGTGTAAAAACCATAGTCAAAGATCAACACCATAAATGCACGGCTTGCAGTACTTCATCTCTAGCCTACCCAGGCTCATACTGCCCACCTGGATGTGGCCCCCATTTCCAGACAGCCCCCTCCAGCCCTCTACTTCAACGGCACCACACTATAGGCGCCACCTGCTCTTCTCAACCATCTCTGGTGTTCACGAAGCAACACAGCATGGATGAGCTGAGGTCAGCTGTCCATACCGTTGCCAGCAGTATGGACCAGAGCATCAGCGAAGCTCAAGATCTCAGGCAGAAGATGGTAGATGTAACAGAGAGAATGACGGACAGTGTGGAGGAAAACGCCAAGGCATTGAGTCTGTTGGTGGAAGTGGTGGACAAACTGCAGGGTCTTATTATTGCCAGCAAGTCTCCAGAAGTGACTTCCAGACCCCAACAGGTCTCGAGAACGGCAAGCGGGCCCAACTTGCCTGGCCAGTCAATTGCACCAGCCAATGCTCCTTGTGTTTCATCCTCCAcctcatcatcttcatcctcaaCTACATCATCGTTTTCCTCCTCTTTTCTAAACTGTAACATGGATGTTCCTTATGTAGCACCACAATGCAACCCCTGCAAGTCTACATCATGCAAGACAGGAAACAGGTCTGTAACACCAGGAAGTAAAACTGGACAGACTTCCCAATCAAATGGTTTGATGGCCTCCACTCCTAACGATGACTGTAATACAATAATGTGCCTTTCTAGCAAGAGGAGAAAGTCAAAGATGAGGAAATAA